In Emys orbicularis isolate rEmyOrb1 chromosome 12, rEmyOrb1.hap1, whole genome shotgun sequence, one genomic interval encodes:
- the LOC135886863 gene encoding olfactory receptor 14A16-like: protein MSNRTSITEFLLLGFSEVRELQILHFLLFLGIYLVALTGNLLVITLVVLDPRLHTPMYFFLVNLSILDLGSISLTVPKSMANSLLNTRSISYAGCVTQVFLFIFFTAVDFGFLTIMAYDRYVAICKPLHYETIMNRRACVQMAASAWITGVLLSTLHTGNTFAITFCGGNTVGQFYCEIPQLLKLTCSNLYLGEVGVISFNVFLGISCFGFIIVSYVQIFKTVLRIPSGQGRHKAFSTCLPHLTVVSLLLCTAVFAYVNPASSSPSGQVLVVGVLYSVVPPMMNPIIYSVRNKAIKGALKKLTGWRLFTKNTSGFLP, encoded by the coding sequence ATGTCCAACCGAACCAGCATCaccgagttccttctcctgggattctctgaggttcgggagctgcagattttacacTTCCTGCTGTTTCTAGGGATTTACCTGGTTGCCCTGACAGGGAATCTCCTTGTTATCACCCTTGTAGTGCTCGACCCCCGCCTTcatacccccatgtacttcttcctggtgaATCTGTCCATCCTAGACCTCGGCTCCATCTCCCTCACTGTTCCCAAGTCCATGGCCAATTCCCTGTTGAACACCAGGTCAATTTCTTATGCTGGATGTGTCACCCAAGTCTTTCTCTTCATCTTCTTCACCGCGGTTGACTTTGGTTTTCTCACCATCATGGCCTACGACCGGTACGTCGCCATCTGCAAGCCACTACACTATGAGACTATAatgaacaggagagcttgtgtccaaatggcagccagtgcctggatcACTGGGGTTCTCCTTTCTACACTGCACACCGGGAACACATTTGCAATAACTTTCTGTGGAGGCAACACGGTGGGTCAGTTCTactgtgaaatcccccagctcctcaaGCTCACCTGCTCCAACCTGTACCTTGGTGAAGTTGGGGTTATTTCCTTTAACGTATTCTTAGGCATAAGCTGCTTCGGTTTCATAATTGTGTCgtatgttcagatcttcaaaacggtgctgagaatcccctctgggcagggccggcataaagccttctccacctgcctgcctcacctcacTGTGGTCTCCTTGTTACTTTGTACTGCTGTTTTTGCTTACGTAAACCCTGCCTCCAGTTCTCCATCAGGGCAGGTTCTCGTGGTGGGTGTACTTTATTCTGTGGTGCCTCCAATGATGAATCCCATCATCTACAGTGTGAGGAACAAGGCAATCAAAGGTGCCTTGAAGAAACTGACTGGGTGGAGGTTATTCACCAAGAACACGTCTGGCTTTCTCCCATGA
- the LOC135885978 gene encoding olfactory receptor 5AR1-like, whose translation MNPLEPMGRENNTSVTEFILLGLSSNPAEQLILFGVFTAIYLVALMGNVLILLLVSLDSRLHSPMYFFLGNLSVVDIGYTSSTVPKMLANYLSRDKSISWAGCLSQMFFFISFGGIECLLLGVMAYDRYVAICHPLHYGAFMSRRLCALLAAAAWVMGLTNSAVHSSLMSILSFCRGNILHHFFCDIPPLFQLSCSDTQANQAVTFALGGAVILGSFLGTLVSYVYIVMAILRIRTREGRLKAFSTCASHLTVVSLYFGTIIFTYIRPNSTYSQEQDRALPVLYGIVTPMLNPIIYSLRNKDVKGALRNALARS comes from the coding sequence ATGAACCCCCTGGAGCCGATGGGGAGGGAGAACAACACCTCAGTGACCGAATTCATCCTCCTCGGTCTCTCCAGCAACCCAGCGGAGCAGCTCATCCTCTTTGGGGTCTTCACAGCCATCTACCTGGTGGCCCTGATGGGCAATGTGCTCATCTTACTGCTGGTCAGCCTGGACTCCCGGCTCCACTcgcccatgtacttcttcctgggaaaCCTCTCCGTGGTGGACATCGGCTACACCAGCTCCACCGTACCCAAGATGCTGGCCAATTACCTGTCGCGGGACAAGTCCATCTCATGGGCCGGTTGCCTCTCCCAGATGTTCTTCTTCATCTCCTTTGGGGGGATCGAGTGCCTGCTACTGGGGGTCATGGCCTATGaccgctacgtggccatctgtcACCCGCTACACTATGGCGCGTTCATGAGCCGGCGGCTGTGTGCCTTGCTGGCTGCAGCTGCCTGGGTCATGGGCTTGACCAACTCAGCCGTGCACTCATCCCTGATGTCCATCCTGTCCTTCTGCCGGGGCAACATCCTCCATCACTTCTTCTGTGACATCCCCCCACTCTTCCAGCTCTCCTGCTCTGACACCCAGGCCAACCAGGCTGTCACCTTCGCCTTGGGGGGTGCAGTGATCTTAGGCTCCTTCCTGGGGACCCTGGTGTCCTATGTGTACATTGTGATGGCCATTCTCAGGATCCGTACGAGGGAAGGGCGTCTCAAGGCCTTCTCCACCTGCGCCTCCCACCTGACCGTGGTCAGCCTCTACTTTGGCACCATTATCTTCACCTACatccgccccaactccacctacTCGCAGGAGCAGGACCGGGCACTGCCTGTGCTCTATGGCATCGTCACCCCCATGCTCAACCCCATCATCTAtagcctgaggaacaaggatgTGAAAGGGGCACTCCGAAATGCCCTGGCTAGGAGCTAG